The following proteins are encoded in a genomic region of Struthio camelus isolate bStrCam1 chromosome 3, bStrCam1.hap1, whole genome shotgun sequence:
- the MEA1 gene encoding male-enhanced antigen 1 has protein sequence MALARSMGPERVCPEEPGPPEAPDGAAGWSGDDEDDEDEQEQEQEEEEEEEEGGGGGGYLYQPLRQDAEQGPGEQGPAAAPAACAEPGPGPAPGLRERLQMLRLHLPDPPADSGDEEEEEEEEGAAARSSRSSIPMDPEHVELVKRTMASVKLPSLGVPAWASEISEEQWKDVVQRTLQARQSLGTPRPEWK, from the exons ATGGCGCTGGCGCGCAGCATGGGGCCGGAGCGGGTCTGCCCCGAGGAGCCGGGGCCGCCCGAGGCCCCCGACGGCGCGGCCGGCTGGAGCGGCGACGACGAGGACGACGAGGacgagcaggagcaggagcaggaggaggaggaggaggaggaggagggcggcggcggcggcggctactTGTACCAGCCGCTGAGGCAGGACGCGGAGCAGGGCCCCGGCGAgcagggcccggccgccgccccggccgcctgcgccgagccgggccccggccccgctccgggccTCCGGGAGCGGCTGCAG ATGCTGAGGCTGCACCTGCCCGACCCCCCCGCGGACAGCggcgacgaggaggaggaggaggaggaggaaggcgccgcggcgcggagcagcCGCAGCTCCATCCCCATGGACCCAG AGCACGTGGAGCTGGTGAAGAGGACCATGGCCAGCGTGAAGCTGCCCAGCCTGGGCGTCCCCGCGTGGGCCAGCGAGATCTCCGAGGAGCAGTGGAAGGACGTGGTGCAGCGCACGCTGCAGGCCCGGCAGAGCCTCGGCACCCCCAGGCCCGAGTGGAAGTGA